A window of Argopecten irradians isolate NY chromosome 1, Ai_NY, whole genome shotgun sequence contains these coding sequences:
- the LOC138332996 gene encoding peroxiredoxin-1-like, with translation MAIPSAVLVAGVFVLFAGCIYANDEPQCHSYAGGSVYPQETKRTSGHAIQWSQAVISKPAPDWNGTAVIKGEFKDVKLSDYKGKYIVFFFYPLDFTFVCPTEIIAFSDRANEFHDINTEVIACSVDSQFTHLAWINTPRDKGGLGPIKIPLLSDITHEISKAYGVYLEDLGHSLRGLFIIDDKGTLRQITMNDLPVGRDVDETLRLVQAFQYTDKHGEVCPAGWKPGKDTIIPDPKQSQKYFSKQKP, from the exons ATGGCGATCCCCAGTGCAGTGTTGGTCGCCGGTGTTTTTGTGCTATTTGCTGGTTGCATTTATGCAAACGATGAACCCCAATGTCATTCATATGCCGGAGGTAGCGTTTATCCTCAGGAAACTAAGCGCACGAGTGGACATGCCATACAATGGAGCCAAGCAGTCA TTTCTAAACCAGCTCCAGACTGGAATGGAACGGCTGTCATCAAAGGAGAATTCAAGGATGTAAAATTATCTGATTACAAAGggaaatatattgttttcttcTTCTATCCTCTTGACTT caCATTTGTATGTCCTACAGAAATCATAGCATTTAGTGACAGAGCGAACGAGTTCCATGATATCAATACTGAGGTCATTGCTTGTTCTGTCGACTCTCAGTTCACACATCTTGCCTG GATAAACACACCAAGGGACAAGGGTGGACTTGGGCCCATAAAGATCCCTCTCCTATCTGACATCACTCATGAGATTTCAAAGGCATATGGTGTTTATCTAGAGGATCTGGGTCACAGTCTCAG ggGTTTGTTTATCATTGATGATAAGGGAACTCTGCGCCAGATTACCATGAATGACCTCCCAGTCGGTCGTGATGTTGATGAAACTCTCCGTCTTGTTCAAGCCTTCCAGTATACAGATAAACATGGAGAAGTTTGTCCTGCTGGCTGGAAACCTGGCAAAGACACA atTATTCCTGACCCCAAGCAGTCTCAAAAATACTTCAGCAAGCAGAAACCCTAG
- the LOC138333042 gene encoding cyclin-Q-like: protein MASVNTECRVNFRVIRFMYEAGLKLRLETVPLATAAVIYHKFFRENSLHDFDPYTIASTAIYLAGKVEEQPLKLRDVVNVCYRTLHKNKPPLEMGDKYWQLRDSIANCELFVLRMLNFKVVFDHPHRYLLHYLKFIKDWFEPYRWEDLPIARTAWALLRDCYHGNVILKYKPDHIAVAILYLTLQCHGVDVPYHYQSDTPWWKVFAEDATIGNLKDIMSNVMDIYDLETTIQ from the coding sequence ATGGCTTCGGTAAATACTGAATGTCGAGTTAACTTTAGGGTTATTAGATTTATGTATGAAGCTGGTTTGAAGTTACGACTCGAAACTGTGCCTTTGGCTACTGCTGCTGTCATTTACCACaaatttttcagagaaaattctTTACATGACTTTGACCCTTACACAATAGCTTCAACAGCGATCTACTTGGCAGGGAAAGTTGAAGAACAACCACTAAAGCTTCGTGATGTGGTCAACGTTTGTTACAGAACTCTACACAAGAATAAGCCTCCACTGGAAATGGGTGACAAGTACTGGCAACTCCGTGATTCTATAGCTAACTGCGAATTATTTGTTCTAAGGATGCTCAACTTCAAAGTGGTGTTTGACCATCCACATCGTTACCTTTTACATTACCTGAAGTTCATCAAAGACTGGTTTGAGCCTTATAGATGGGAGGACCTACCAATAGCTAGAACAGCATGGGCCCTTTTACGAGACTGTTATCATGGCAATGTAATCTTGAAATATAAACCTGATCACATTGCTGTGGCCATTTTATATCTGACACTACAATGTCATGGTGTGGATGTTCCCTATCACTACCAGTCAGACACACCATGGTGGAAGGTGTTCGCAGAGGATGCTACAATAGGAAACTTAAAGGATATCATGAGCAATGTCATGGACATTTATGATCTGGAAACAACCATTCAATGA